A part of Desulfosoma caldarium genomic DNA contains:
- a CDS encoding DUF169 domain-containing protein, with protein sequence MRSRIEEALVLKYPPVAVLHTDEKPDRALQFKDGRWGSVVALLMGAARGRPAAFDRKTFGCPGGGTGLGFGNRYVDFPGGIEYFLSTGNPEFSAGEAGKALFNTVSALVARRTRPMRTNMRSTVGTPKEMGSMRTR encoded by the coding sequence ATGCGGAGCAGGATCGAGGAGGCCCTGGTTCTGAAGTACCCGCCGGTGGCGGTCCTTCATACGGACGAAAAACCTGACAGGGCCCTGCAGTTCAAGGATGGCCGCTGGGGTTCCGTGGTCGCCCTGCTGATGGGGGCCGCCCGAGGAAGGCCCGCGGCCTTCGACCGTAAGACCTTCGGGTGTCCCGGCGGCGGTACGGGTCTCGGTTTCGGGAACCGGTACGTGGACTTCCCGGGCGGCATCGAGTACTTTCTTTCCACGGGCAATCCAGAATTCTCTGCCGGGGAAGCGGGCAAGGCCCTTTTTAACACGGTGTCGGCGTTGGTGGCCAGGCGCACCAGGCCGATGAGAACGAACATGAGAAGCACCGTGGGCACGCCGAAGGAAATGGGCAGCATGCGCACCAGGTAG